From Mus musculus strain C57BL/6J chromosome 17, GRCm38.p6 C57BL/6J, the proteins below share one genomic window:
- the Tedc2 gene encoding tubulin epsilon and delta complex protein 2: MLGVKGNYLLPADCAHRLVAELQGALDSCADRQRQLERSLRVSRRLLQVWEPARTPSPVPETKEEDPSPACAPSSQDLEELELLTQALEKAVRVRKGVSNAGQRDRTPTLTSKAATSGAAAASHPRAPSRGGSRVLGTRSTKGIQRATAPPKDYPEHRLRSKGDKTHVRTQDQTTGYGPDLRDQQMTPSSAHHTTELFALKEKGTLLQLPEDFRKAVSRNSCLWAQLNSARTNDSTDATRAAKTQFLHKLQMASGCSSHRPSATEVEAHARILRKACMLLRLRMQKELAIAPTDWMQEYRCLLTLEGLQTVVGQCLHRIQVLQAAVTEQLPGECLAETRTQASSVCGGEVDSACSPELLLYASTEELQTLATLKLQVALLHQQIHLEKVLMAELLPLINTQDPGGPPWLALCRAAYSLLCEGGERFLTVLRDDPAD; this comes from the exons ATGCTTGGTGTTAAAGGAAACTACCTACTACCCGCAGACTGCGCTCACCG GCTGGTAGCGGAGCTGCAGGGCGCCTTGGACTCCTGCGCCGATCGGCAGCGGCAGTTGGAGCGGAGCCTGCGCGTTTCCAGGAGGCTGCTGCAGGTCTG GGAACCAGCCAGGACCCCATCTCCAGTTCCAGAAACCAAAGAAGAGGACCCAAGTCCAG CATGTGCACCGAGTTCTCAAGATCTCGAGGAGCTGGAACTTTTGACCCAGGCTCTGGAGAAGGCTGTACGTGTGAGGAAAGGCGTGTCCAATGCTGGACAAAGAGACAGAACCCCCACTCTGACATCTAAGGCAGCCACTTCTGGTGCCGCTGCCGCCTCCCATCCTCGGGCTCCCAGCCGGGGTGGCAGCCGTGTATTGGGTACAAGATCCACCAAGGGTATACAGCGGGCCACAGCCCCTCCCAAGGATTACCCTGAGCACAGACTACGATCAAAGGGTGATAAGACCCATGTAAGAACACAAGACCAAACTACTGGGTATGGACCAGACCTCAGGGACCAACAAATGACCCCGTCATCTGCTCATCACACCACAGAACTCTTCGCATTAAAGGAGAAGGG GACTCTCCTGCAGCTACCTGAGGACTTCAGGAAGGCAGTGTCTCGGAATTCCTG CCTGTGGGCCCAGCTCAACTCTGCACGAACCAACGACTCCACAGATGCCACTAGAGCCGCCAAAACTCAGTTCCTCCACAAACTCCAGATGGCT TCAGGCTGTTCCAGCCACAGGCCCAGTGCTACAGAGGTGGAGGCGCACGCACGGATCCTGAGGAAGGCCTGTATGCTGCTGAGACTTCGTATGCAAAAGGAACTTGCAATAG CTCCCACTGACTGGATGCAGGAGTACCGATGCCTGCTCACCCTGGAAGGACTGCAGACCGTTGTAGGACAGTGTCTCCACAGGATACAGGTGCTGCAAGCAG CTGTGACAGAGCAACTTCCAGGAGAATGCCTTGCAGAGACGCGCACTCAGGCCTCGTCCGTTTGCGGAGGAGAGGTGGACTCTGCCTGCAGCCCTGAGCTCCTTCTCTATGCTAGCACCGAGGAGCTGCAGACCTTGGCCACCTTGAAGCTTCAGGTGGCCTTGCTACACCAGCAGATCCATCTAGAAAAG GTTCTGATGGCTGAACTCCTCCCTCTGATAAACACCCAGGATCCTGGAGGACCGCCTTGGCTGGCCTTGTGTCGGGCTGCGTACAGTCTGCTCTGTGAGGGAGGCGAACGCTTCCTCACAGTCCTTCGAGATGACCCTGCTGACTAA
- the Ccnf gene encoding cyclin-F, with the protein MGSGGVIHCRCAKCFCYPTKRRIKRRPRNLTILSLPEDVLFHILKWLSVGDILAVRAVHSHLKYLVDNHASVWASASFQELWPSPQNLKLFERAAEKGNFEAAVKLGIAYLYNEGLSVSDEACAEVNGLKASRFFSMAERLNTGSEPFIWLFIRPPWSVSGSCCKAVVHDSLRAECQLQRSHKASILHCLGRVLNLFEDEEKRKQARSLLEESSRQGCLISSYLLWESDRKVDMSDPGRCLHSFRKLRDYAAKGCWEAQLALAKACAGGSQLGLEGKACSESVCQLFQASQAVNKQQIFSVQKGLSDTMRYILIDWLVEVATMKDFTSLCLHLTVECVDRYLRRRLVPRYKLQLLGIACMVICTRFISKEILTIREAVWLTDNTYKYEDLVRVMGEIISALEGKIRIPTVVDYKEVLLTLVPVAPRTQHLCSFLCELTLLHTSLSIYAPARLASAALLLARLMHGQTQPWTTHLWDLTGFSYSDLVPCVLSLHKKCFHDDAPKDYRQVSLTAVKQRFEDKCYEEISREEVLSYADLCSTIGVKQESPEPPSFPSSGEIHTFLSSPSGRRSKRKRENSLQEDRGSFVTTPTAELSNQEETLLGSLLDWSLECCSGYEGDQESEGEKEGDVTAPSRLLDVTVVYLNPEEHCCQESSDEEAWPEDKIHPAPGTQAPPASAPRPLLCNRGDRAKDITTSGYSSVSSSSPISSLDGGMGGSPQSTSVLSVGSHSSTKPCHHQAKKSCLQCRPPNSPESGVHQQPVKRQNLSVHSDKDMHLAS; encoded by the exons ATGGGGAGCGGCGGTG tgATCCATTGTAGGTGTGCCAAGTGTTTCTGTTATCCTACTAAACGAAGAATCAAAAGAAGACCCAGAAACTTAACCATCTTGAGTCTCCCAGAAGATGTACTCTTTCATATCCTGAAATGGCTTTCTGTTGGGGACATCCTTGCTGTCCGAGCT GTCCACTCCCACCTCAAGTACCTGGTGGACAACCATGCCAGTGTGTGGGCATCTGCCAGCTTCCAGGAGCTGTGGCCTTCTCCACAGAACCTGAAGCTCTTTGAAAG GGCTGCTGAAAAGGGAAATTTTGAAGCTGCTGTGAAGTTGGGGATTGCCTACCTCTACAATGAAGGCC TGTCTGTGTCAGATGAGGCCTGCGCAGAAGTGAACGGCTTGAAGGCCTCTCGCTTCTTCAGCATGGCTGAGAGACTGAATACGGGTTCTGAGCCCTTCATCTGGCTCTTCATCCGCCCACCGTGGTCAGTGTCCGGAAGCTGCTGCAAGGCTGTGGTTCATGACAGCCTCCGAGCGGAGTGTCAGTTACAGAGA agtcatAAAGCTTCCATACTACACTGCTTGGGAAGGGTGCTAAATCTTTTTGAG GAcgaagagaaaaggaagcaggCGCGTAGCCTTTTGGAAGAGTCTTCTCGTCAGGGATGCTTAATCAGCTCATACCTCCTTTGGGAAAGCGACAGAAAGGTGGAT ATGTCCGACCCCGGACGATGCCTCCACAGCTTCCGGAAACTCAGGGACTACGCTGCGAAAGGCTGCTGGGAAGCACAG CTGGCTTTGGCCAAAGCCTGTGCAGGTGGAAGCCAACTTGGACTGGAAGGGAAGGCCTGCAGTGAGTCGGTCTGCCAGCTCTTCCAGGCCTCCCAGGCTGTCAACAAGCAGCAGATATTCTCTGTGCAGAAGGGGCTCAGCGACACCATGAG GTACATTCTAATCGACTGGTTGGTGGAAGTTGCCACAATGAAGGACTTTACAAGCCTGTGTCTTCACCTGACTGTGGAGTGTGTAGACCGGTACCTGCGAAGGAGGCTGGTCCCCAGATACAAGCTGCAGCTCCTGGGTATTGCCTGCATGGTCATCTGTACCCG GTTCATCAGCAAAGAGATTCTGACGATTAGAGAGGCTGTGTGGCTCACAGACAACACGTATAAATACGAGGACTTGGTGCGCGTGATGGGGGAGATCATTTCCGCCCTGGAAGGGAAGATTCGG ATCCCTACCGTGGTTGACTATAAAGAGGTCCTGCTGACACTGGTCCCCGTCGCACCCAGAACCCAGCACCTGTGCAGCTTCCTCTGTGAGCTCACCCTGCTGCACACCAGCCTGTCCATCTATGCCCCAGCCCGCCTGGCCTCTGCGGCCCTTCTCCTGGCCAGACTCATGCATGGGCAGA CACAGCCCTGGACCACTCATCTGTGGGACCTCACTGGCTTCTCCTACAGTGACCTCGTACCCTGTGTCCTGAGCCTTCATAAGAAGTG TTTCCACGATGATGCACCCAAAGACTACAGACAAGTCTCTCTGACGGCCGTGAAGCAGAGGTTCGAGGATAAGTGCTATGAGGAAATCAGCCGGGAAGAG GTGCTGAGCTATGCTGACTTGTGCAGTACAATAGGAGTAAAACAGGAAAGCCCAGAGCCCCCATCTTTCCCTAGCTCAGGGGAGATCCACACCTTCCTCAGCTCGCCCTCCGGGAGGAGGAGCAAACG GAAGCGAGAAAACAGCCTTCAGGAGGACAGAGGCAGCTTTGTCACCACACCCACCGCAGAGCTATCGAATCAGGAGGAGACACTGCTAGGCAGCCTTCTGGACTGGAGCCTGGAGTGCTGCTCTGGCTATGAGGGAGACCAGGAGAGCGAAGGCGAGAAGGAGGGTGATG TCACAGCTCCCAGCAGACTCCTTGATGTCACTGTGGTCTACCTGAACCCAGAAGAACATTGCTGCCAGGAGTCCAGTGATGAGGAGGCCTGGCCAGAGGACAAGATCCACCCAGCACCAGGCACCCAGGCACCtccagcctcagctcccaggcCCCTTCTCTGCAATCGGGGAGATCGGGCCAAGGACATTACGACCTCAGGATACTCCTCTGTTAGCAGCTCGAGTCCCATAAGCTCCCTGGATGGTGGCATGGGGGGCTCTCCGCAATCTACCTCAGTGCTCTCTGTGGGCAGCCACTCAAGCACAAAGCCTTGCCACCATCAGGCCAAGAAGTCATGTTTACAGTGTCGTCCCCCAAACTCCCCAGAGAGCGGTGTTCACCAGCAGCCTGTAAAGCGCCAAAACCTGTCTGTACACAGTGACAAGGACATGCACCTGGCTTCCTGA
- the Tedc2 gene encoding tubulin epsilon and delta complex protein 2 isoform X1: MLGVKGNYLLPADCAHRLVAELQGALDSCADRQRQLERSLRVSRRLLQVWEPARTPSPVPETKEEDPSPACAPSSQDLEELELLTQALEKAVRVRKGVSNAGQRDRTPTLTSKAATSGAAAASHPRAPSRGGSRVLGTRSTKGIQRATAPPKDYPEHRLRSKGDKTHVRTQDQTTGYGPDLRDQQMTPSSAHHTTELFALKEKGTLLQLPEDFRKAVSRNSCLWAQLNSARTNDSTDATRAAKTQFLHKLQMASGCSSHRPSATEVEAHARILRKACMLLRLRMQKELAIAPTDWMQEYRCLLTLEGLQTVVGQCLHRIQVLQAAVTEQLPGECLAETRTQASSVCGGEVDSACSPELLLYASTEELQTLATLKLQVALLHQQIHLEKVGFLGASDLTEAGTDSHPTPTPGF, from the exons ATGCTTGGTGTTAAAGGAAACTACCTACTACCCGCAGACTGCGCTCACCG GCTGGTAGCGGAGCTGCAGGGCGCCTTGGACTCCTGCGCCGATCGGCAGCGGCAGTTGGAGCGGAGCCTGCGCGTTTCCAGGAGGCTGCTGCAGGTCTG GGAACCAGCCAGGACCCCATCTCCAGTTCCAGAAACCAAAGAAGAGGACCCAAGTCCAG CATGTGCACCGAGTTCTCAAGATCTCGAGGAGCTGGAACTTTTGACCCAGGCTCTGGAGAAGGCTGTACGTGTGAGGAAAGGCGTGTCCAATGCTGGACAAAGAGACAGAACCCCCACTCTGACATCTAAGGCAGCCACTTCTGGTGCCGCTGCCGCCTCCCATCCTCGGGCTCCCAGCCGGGGTGGCAGCCGTGTATTGGGTACAAGATCCACCAAGGGTATACAGCGGGCCACAGCCCCTCCCAAGGATTACCCTGAGCACAGACTACGATCAAAGGGTGATAAGACCCATGTAAGAACACAAGACCAAACTACTGGGTATGGACCAGACCTCAGGGACCAACAAATGACCCCGTCATCTGCTCATCACACCACAGAACTCTTCGCATTAAAGGAGAAGGG GACTCTCCTGCAGCTACCTGAGGACTTCAGGAAGGCAGTGTCTCGGAATTCCTG CCTGTGGGCCCAGCTCAACTCTGCACGAACCAACGACTCCACAGATGCCACTAGAGCCGCCAAAACTCAGTTCCTCCACAAACTCCAGATGGCT TCAGGCTGTTCCAGCCACAGGCCCAGTGCTACAGAGGTGGAGGCGCACGCACGGATCCTGAGGAAGGCCTGTATGCTGCTGAGACTTCGTATGCAAAAGGAACTTGCAATAG CTCCCACTGACTGGATGCAGGAGTACCGATGCCTGCTCACCCTGGAAGGACTGCAGACCGTTGTAGGACAGTGTCTCCACAGGATACAGGTGCTGCAAGCAG CTGTGACAGAGCAACTTCCAGGAGAATGCCTTGCAGAGACGCGCACTCAGGCCTCGTCCGTTTGCGGAGGAGAGGTGGACTCTGCCTGCAGCCCTGAGCTCCTTCTCTATGCTAGCACCGAGGAGCTGCAGACCTTGGCCACCTTGAAGCTTCAGGTGGCCTTGCTACACCAGCAGATCCATCTAGAAAAGGTAGGGTTCCTGGGAGCCAGTGACCTTACTGAGGCTGGCACTGACTCCCACCCTACTCCAACCCCAGG GTTCTGA
- the Tedc2 gene encoding tubulin epsilon and delta complex protein 2 isoform X3, protein MTPSSAHHTTELFALKEKGTLLQLPEDFRKAVSRNSCLWAQLNSARTNDSTDATRAAKTQFLHKLQMASGCSSHRPSATEVEAHARILRKACMLLRLRMQKELAIAPTDWMQEYRCLLTLEGLQTVVGQCLHRIQVLQAAVTEQLPGECLAETRTQASSVCGGEVDSACSPELLLYASTEELQTLATLKLQVALLHQQIHLEKVGFLGASDLTEAGTDSHPTPTPGF, encoded by the exons ATGACCCCGTCATCTGCTCATCACACCACAGAACTCTTCGCATTAAAGGAGAAGGG GACTCTCCTGCAGCTACCTGAGGACTTCAGGAAGGCAGTGTCTCGGAATTCCTG CCTGTGGGCCCAGCTCAACTCTGCACGAACCAACGACTCCACAGATGCCACTAGAGCCGCCAAAACTCAGTTCCTCCACAAACTCCAGATGGCT TCAGGCTGTTCCAGCCACAGGCCCAGTGCTACAGAGGTGGAGGCGCACGCACGGATCCTGAGGAAGGCCTGTATGCTGCTGAGACTTCGTATGCAAAAGGAACTTGCAATAG CTCCCACTGACTGGATGCAGGAGTACCGATGCCTGCTCACCCTGGAAGGACTGCAGACCGTTGTAGGACAGTGTCTCCACAGGATACAGGTGCTGCAAGCAG CTGTGACAGAGCAACTTCCAGGAGAATGCCTTGCAGAGACGCGCACTCAGGCCTCGTCCGTTTGCGGAGGAGAGGTGGACTCTGCCTGCAGCCCTGAGCTCCTTCTCTATGCTAGCACCGAGGAGCTGCAGACCTTGGCCACCTTGAAGCTTCAGGTGGCCTTGCTACACCAGCAGATCCATCTAGAAAAGGTAGGGTTCCTGGGAGCCAGTGACCTTACTGAGGCTGGCACTGACTCCCACCCTACTCCAACCCCAGG GTTCTGA
- the Ntn3 gene encoding netrin-3 precursor has protein sequence MPTWLWGLLLTAGTLSAALSPGLPASADPCYDEAREPRSCIPGLVNAALGREVLASSTCGRSANRVCDSSDPQRAHSADLLTSAPGTASPLCWRSDLLQQAPFNVTLTVPLGKAFELVFVSLRFCSAPPTSVALLKSQDHGRSWVPLGFFSSSCTLDYGRLPAPADGPSGPGPEALCFPAPQAQPDGGGLLAFSVQDGSPQGLDLDNSPVLQDWVTATDIRIVLTRPAIQGDTRDGGVTVPYSYSATELQVGGRCKCNGHASRCLLDTHGHLVCDCQHGTEGPDCSRCKPFYCDRPWQRATGQEAHACLACSCNGHARRCRFNMELYRLSGRRSGGVCLNCRHNTAGRHCHYCREGFYRDPGRVLSDRRACRACDCHPVGAAGKTCNQTTGQCPCKDGVTGLTCNRCAPGFQQSRSPVAPCVKTPVPGPTEESSPVEPQDCESHCRPARGSYRISLKKFCRKDYAVQVAVGARGEARGSWTRFPVAVLAVFRSGEERARRGSSALWVPTLDAACGCPRLLPGRRYLLLGGGPGAAAGSTAGRGQGLSAARGSLVLPWRDAWTRRLRRLQRRERRGRCGTA, from the exons ATGCCCACCTGGCTCTGGGGGCTGCTGCTGACCGCGGGCACGCTCTCCGCTGCACTGAGCCCAGGGCTGCCGGCCTCTGCCGACCCCTGCTATGATGAGGCGAGGGAGCCTCGCTCTTGTATTCCTGGCCTTGTGAACGCTGCTCTGGGCCGAGAGGTGCTGGCGTCCAGCACGTGCGGGAGGTCGGCCAATCGCGTCTGCGATTCCTCGGACCCGCAGCGGGCACACTCTGCAGACCTCCTGACCTCTGCTCCGGGCACTGCAAGTCCTCTCTGTTGGCGCTCCGATTTGCTGCAACAGGCACCTTTCAACGTAACCCTCACAGTGCCCCTGGGGAAGGCTTTTGAGCTGGTCTTCGTGAGCCTGCGCTTCTGCTCAGCTCCTCCAACCTCCGTGGCCCTGCTTAAGTCGCAGGACCATGGCCGCAGCTGGGTCCCCTTGGGCTTCTTCTCTTCCAGCTGTACCCTGGACTATGGCCGTCTGCCTGCTCCTGCTGATGGCCCTTCTGGTCCAGGGCCAGAAGCCCTCTGCTTTCCAGCCCCCCAGGCTCAGCCTGATGGTGGAGGCCTTCTGGCCTTCAGTGTGCAGGATGGCAGCCCACAGGGCCTGGATCTGGACAACAGCCCCGTGCTCCAAGACTGGGTGACTGCCACAGATATTCGCATAGTACTCACAAGGCCTGCCATTCAGGGAGACACCAGGGACGGTGGGGTGACAGTCCCCTACTCCTACTCAGCCACTGAGCTTCAGGTGGGAGGTCGATGCAAGTGCAATGGGCATGCCTCACGGTGTCTGTTGGACACCCATGGCCACCTGGTCTGCGACTGCCAGCATGGTACAGAGGGCCCTGATTGCAGCCGCTGCAAGCCCTTCTACTGCGACAGGCCATGGCAGCGGGCTACAGGGCAGGAAGCCCACGCTTGCCTTG CTTGCTCCTGCAACGGCCATGCGCGAAGATGCCGCTTCAACATGGAGCTCTACCGACTGTCCGGCCGCCGCAGTGGGGGCGTGTGCCTCAACTGCCGGCACAATACAGCTGGTCGTCACTGCCACTACTGCCGGGAGGGCTTCTATCGTGATCCAGGCCGTGTCCTGAGTGACCGTCGTGCTTGCAGAG CTTGTGACTGCCACCCAGTTGGTGCTGCTGGCAAAACCTGTAACCAGACCACAGGCCAGTGTCCCTGTAAGGATGGTGTTACTGGCCTCACCTGTAACCGCTGTGCCCCAGGTTTCCAGCAGAGCCGTTCTCCTGTGGCACCTTGCGTTA AGACTCCTGTCCCTGGACCCACCGAAGAAAGCAGTCCTGTGGAGCCACAGG ACTGTGAGTCACATTGCAGACCTGCGCGTGGCAGTTACCGAATCAGCCTGAAGAAGTTCTGCCGGAAGGACTATG CGGTGCAGGTGGCAGTGGGTGCACGCGGTGAGGCCCGCGGCTCGTGGACACGCTTTCCGGTAGCGGTGCTTGCTGTGTTCCGCAGCGGCGAGGAACGCGCTCGACGCGGGAGCAGCGCGCTGTGGGTACCAACTCTAGACGCGGCCTGCGGTTGCCCGCGCCTCCTGCCCGGCCGGCGTTACTTGCTGCTGGGAGGTGGGCCGGGGGCTGCAGCTGGGAGCACAGCGGGCCGGGGACAGGGGCTCAGTGCTGCCCGTGGAAGCCTCGTGCTGCCTTGGAGAGACGCCTGGACCCGGCGCCTGCGGAGGCTGCAGAGGAGAGAGCGGCGGGGGCGCTGCGGGACCGCCTGA
- the Tedc2 gene encoding tubulin epsilon and delta complex protein 2 isoform X2, with the protein MTPSSAHHTTELFALKEKGTLLQLPEDFRKAVSRNSCLWAQLNSARTNDSTDATRAAKTQFLHKLQMASGCSSHRPSATEVEAHARILRKACMLLRLRMQKELAIAPTDWMQEYRCLLTLEGLQTVVGQCLHRIQVLQAAVTEQLPGECLAETRTQASSVCGGEVDSACSPELLLYASTEELQTLATLKLQVALLHQQIHLEKVLMAELLPLINTQDPGGPPWLALCRAAYSLLCEGGERFLTVLRDDPAD; encoded by the exons ATGACCCCGTCATCTGCTCATCACACCACAGAACTCTTCGCATTAAAGGAGAAGGG GACTCTCCTGCAGCTACCTGAGGACTTCAGGAAGGCAGTGTCTCGGAATTCCTG CCTGTGGGCCCAGCTCAACTCTGCACGAACCAACGACTCCACAGATGCCACTAGAGCCGCCAAAACTCAGTTCCTCCACAAACTCCAGATGGCT TCAGGCTGTTCCAGCCACAGGCCCAGTGCTACAGAGGTGGAGGCGCACGCACGGATCCTGAGGAAGGCCTGTATGCTGCTGAGACTTCGTATGCAAAAGGAACTTGCAATAG CTCCCACTGACTGGATGCAGGAGTACCGATGCCTGCTCACCCTGGAAGGACTGCAGACCGTTGTAGGACAGTGTCTCCACAGGATACAGGTGCTGCAAGCAG CTGTGACAGAGCAACTTCCAGGAGAATGCCTTGCAGAGACGCGCACTCAGGCCTCGTCCGTTTGCGGAGGAGAGGTGGACTCTGCCTGCAGCCCTGAGCTCCTTCTCTATGCTAGCACCGAGGAGCTGCAGACCTTGGCCACCTTGAAGCTTCAGGTGGCCTTGCTACACCAGCAGATCCATCTAGAAAAG GTTCTGATGGCTGAACTCCTCCCTCTGATAAACACCCAGGATCCTGGAGGACCGCCTTGGCTGGCCTTGTGTCGGGCTGCGTACAGTCTGCTCTGTGAGGGAGGCGAACGCTTCCTCACAGTCCTTCGAGATGACCCTGCTGACTAA
- the Ccnf gene encoding cyclin-F isoform X1, whose amino-acid sequence MDSGPCDPGVRVASPKARVIHCRCAKCFCYPTKRRIKRRPRNLTILSLPEDVLFHILKWLSVGDILAVRAVHSHLKYLVDNHASVWASASFQELWPSPQNLKLFERAAEKGNFEAAVKLGIAYLYNEGLSVSDEACAEVNGLKASRFFSMAERLNTGSEPFIWLFIRPPWSVSGSCCKAVVHDSLRAECQLQRSHKASILHCLGRVLNLFEDEEKRKQARSLLEESSRQGCLISSYLLWESDRKVDMSDPGRCLHSFRKLRDYAAKGCWEAQLALAKACAGGSQLGLEGKACSESVCQLFQASQAVNKQQIFSVQKGLSDTMRYILIDWLVEVATMKDFTSLCLHLTVECVDRYLRRRLVPRYKLQLLGIACMVICTRFISKEILTIREAVWLTDNTYKYEDLVRVMGEIISALEGKIRIPTVVDYKEVLLTLVPVAPRTQHLCSFLCELTLLHTSLSIYAPARLASAALLLARLMHGQTQPWTTHLWDLTGFSYSDLVPCVLSLHKKCFHDDAPKDYRQVSLTAVKQRFEDKCYEEISREEVLSYADLCSTIGVKQESPEPPSFPSSGEIHTFLSSPSGRRSKRKRENSLQEDRGSFVTTPTAELSNQEETLLGSLLDWSLECCSGYEGDQESEGEKEGDVTAPSRLLDVTVVYLNPEEHCCQESSDEEAWPEDKIHPAPGTQAPPASAPRPLLCNRGDRAKDITTSGYSSVSSSSPISSLDGGMGGSPQSTSVLSVGSHSSTKPCHHQAKKSCLQCRPPNSPESGVHQQPVKRQNLSVHSDKDMHLAS is encoded by the exons ATGGACTCGGGCCCCTGTGACCCGGGAGTGCGCGTCGCATCCCCCAAAGCACGGG tgATCCATTGTAGGTGTGCCAAGTGTTTCTGTTATCCTACTAAACGAAGAATCAAAAGAAGACCCAGAAACTTAACCATCTTGAGTCTCCCAGAAGATGTACTCTTTCATATCCTGAAATGGCTTTCTGTTGGGGACATCCTTGCTGTCCGAGCT GTCCACTCCCACCTCAAGTACCTGGTGGACAACCATGCCAGTGTGTGGGCATCTGCCAGCTTCCAGGAGCTGTGGCCTTCTCCACAGAACCTGAAGCTCTTTGAAAG GGCTGCTGAAAAGGGAAATTTTGAAGCTGCTGTGAAGTTGGGGATTGCCTACCTCTACAATGAAGGCC TGTCTGTGTCAGATGAGGCCTGCGCAGAAGTGAACGGCTTGAAGGCCTCTCGCTTCTTCAGCATGGCTGAGAGACTGAATACGGGTTCTGAGCCCTTCATCTGGCTCTTCATCCGCCCACCGTGGTCAGTGTCCGGAAGCTGCTGCAAGGCTGTGGTTCATGACAGCCTCCGAGCGGAGTGTCAGTTACAGAGA agtcatAAAGCTTCCATACTACACTGCTTGGGAAGGGTGCTAAATCTTTTTGAG GAcgaagagaaaaggaagcaggCGCGTAGCCTTTTGGAAGAGTCTTCTCGTCAGGGATGCTTAATCAGCTCATACCTCCTTTGGGAAAGCGACAGAAAGGTGGAT ATGTCCGACCCCGGACGATGCCTCCACAGCTTCCGGAAACTCAGGGACTACGCTGCGAAAGGCTGCTGGGAAGCACAG CTGGCTTTGGCCAAAGCCTGTGCAGGTGGAAGCCAACTTGGACTGGAAGGGAAGGCCTGCAGTGAGTCGGTCTGCCAGCTCTTCCAGGCCTCCCAGGCTGTCAACAAGCAGCAGATATTCTCTGTGCAGAAGGGGCTCAGCGACACCATGAG GTACATTCTAATCGACTGGTTGGTGGAAGTTGCCACAATGAAGGACTTTACAAGCCTGTGTCTTCACCTGACTGTGGAGTGTGTAGACCGGTACCTGCGAAGGAGGCTGGTCCCCAGATACAAGCTGCAGCTCCTGGGTATTGCCTGCATGGTCATCTGTACCCG GTTCATCAGCAAAGAGATTCTGACGATTAGAGAGGCTGTGTGGCTCACAGACAACACGTATAAATACGAGGACTTGGTGCGCGTGATGGGGGAGATCATTTCCGCCCTGGAAGGGAAGATTCGG ATCCCTACCGTGGTTGACTATAAAGAGGTCCTGCTGACACTGGTCCCCGTCGCACCCAGAACCCAGCACCTGTGCAGCTTCCTCTGTGAGCTCACCCTGCTGCACACCAGCCTGTCCATCTATGCCCCAGCCCGCCTGGCCTCTGCGGCCCTTCTCCTGGCCAGACTCATGCATGGGCAGA CACAGCCCTGGACCACTCATCTGTGGGACCTCACTGGCTTCTCCTACAGTGACCTCGTACCCTGTGTCCTGAGCCTTCATAAGAAGTG TTTCCACGATGATGCACCCAAAGACTACAGACAAGTCTCTCTGACGGCCGTGAAGCAGAGGTTCGAGGATAAGTGCTATGAGGAAATCAGCCGGGAAGAG GTGCTGAGCTATGCTGACTTGTGCAGTACAATAGGAGTAAAACAGGAAAGCCCAGAGCCCCCATCTTTCCCTAGCTCAGGGGAGATCCACACCTTCCTCAGCTCGCCCTCCGGGAGGAGGAGCAAACG GAAGCGAGAAAACAGCCTTCAGGAGGACAGAGGCAGCTTTGTCACCACACCCACCGCAGAGCTATCGAATCAGGAGGAGACACTGCTAGGCAGCCTTCTGGACTGGAGCCTGGAGTGCTGCTCTGGCTATGAGGGAGACCAGGAGAGCGAAGGCGAGAAGGAGGGTGATG TCACAGCTCCCAGCAGACTCCTTGATGTCACTGTGGTCTACCTGAACCCAGAAGAACATTGCTGCCAGGAGTCCAGTGATGAGGAGGCCTGGCCAGAGGACAAGATCCACCCAGCACCAGGCACCCAGGCACCtccagcctcagctcccaggcCCCTTCTCTGCAATCGGGGAGATCGGGCCAAGGACATTACGACCTCAGGATACTCCTCTGTTAGCAGCTCGAGTCCCATAAGCTCCCTGGATGGTGGCATGGGGGGCTCTCCGCAATCTACCTCAGTGCTCTCTGTGGGCAGCCACTCAAGCACAAAGCCTTGCCACCATCAGGCCAAGAAGTCATGTTTACAGTGTCGTCCCCCAAACTCCCCAGAGAGCGGTGTTCACCAGCAGCCTGTAAAGCGCCAAAACCTGTCTGTACACAGTGACAAGGACATGCACCTGGCTTCCTGA